From Paraburkholderia sabiae, a single genomic window includes:
- a CDS encoding formate dehydrogenase subunit gamma — protein MRHHRQDNPELIERYTPNERTNHWITAITFVLLALSGLAMFHPSMFWLSALFGGGQWTRILHPFVGIVMFVSFMILALRFWHHNYLDADDRQWLRQMNDVLMNREDRLPEIGKYNAGQKLLFFVLVLCLLLLLLSGIVIWRAYFAFYFPIEVVRVAAVIHAISAFVLICSIIVHIYAALWVKGSISAMVRGTVTLGWARKHHPKWFRESIK, from the coding sequence ATGAGACATCATCGGCAAGACAACCCGGAACTGATTGAGCGCTACACGCCGAACGAGCGCACGAATCACTGGATCACGGCGATCACGTTTGTTTTGCTCGCGCTGTCAGGGCTCGCGATGTTTCATCCGTCGATGTTCTGGCTCTCTGCGCTTTTCGGCGGCGGGCAATGGACGCGCATCCTGCATCCGTTCGTCGGCATCGTGATGTTCGTGTCGTTCATGATTCTTGCGCTGCGCTTCTGGCATCACAACTATCTCGACGCCGACGATCGCCAATGGCTGCGTCAGATGAACGACGTGCTGATGAATCGCGAAGACCGACTGCCCGAAATCGGCAAATACAACGCCGGGCAGAAGCTGCTGTTCTTCGTGCTGGTGCTATGTCTGCTGCTGTTGCTGCTGAGCGGCATCGTCATCTGGCGCGCGTATTTCGCCTTCTATTTCCCGATCGAAGTGGTGCGCGTCGCCGCCGTGATTCACGCGATCAGTGCGTTCGTGCTGATCTGCAGCATCATCGTGCATATCTATGCGGCGCTGTGGGTGAAGGGTTCGATTAGCGCAATGGTGCGCGGCACGGTGACGTTGGGCTGGGCGCGCAAGCATCATCCGAAGTGGTTCCGCGAAAGCATCAAGTGA
- the fdhE gene encoding formate dehydrogenase accessory protein FdhE, with protein MVQRILDPGQIESLDHSAIPRLRMPERAAHFSTRAARLRQLAGASPIGGYVRLMAALADAQQQTLAQISATMPSDESIALAQQHSMPIVPATTPERDPLWRDVLQRLLDRVEAAGLVTPVLARVIDGLRVKSAQELDALADAVVALRFNEVEPSSAPFVMAALQVVWTDIASRIDARAVPYLDTPGACPVCGTPPVASIVRVGGQFSGYRYLQCALCSTEYHVVRVKCSNCDSTKGIAYHGIEGGSEALKAESCDECHTYRKIGYQEKDYDFEPLADDLASLTLDLLMNEAGYRRSSPNPLLWPEVASDE; from the coding sequence TTGGTGCAACGCATTCTGGATCCCGGCCAGATCGAATCGCTCGATCATTCGGCCATTCCGCGCCTGCGCATGCCGGAGCGCGCCGCGCATTTCTCGACGCGTGCCGCGCGGCTTCGCCAGTTGGCGGGTGCGAGCCCGATCGGCGGCTATGTCAGGCTGATGGCCGCGCTCGCCGATGCGCAGCAGCAGACGCTCGCGCAGATCAGCGCGACGATGCCTTCCGACGAATCGATTGCGCTCGCGCAGCAGCATTCGATGCCTATCGTCCCTGCAACCACGCCCGAGCGCGATCCATTATGGCGCGACGTGTTGCAACGTCTGCTCGATCGCGTCGAAGCGGCGGGACTGGTGACGCCTGTTCTCGCGCGAGTGATTGACGGCTTGCGCGTGAAGAGCGCGCAGGAACTCGACGCGCTCGCCGATGCCGTCGTCGCGCTGCGCTTCAACGAAGTCGAGCCGTCGTCCGCGCCGTTCGTGATGGCGGCGCTGCAGGTGGTGTGGACGGACATCGCGAGCCGCATCGATGCGCGTGCCGTGCCGTATCTGGACACGCCCGGCGCATGTCCCGTTTGCGGCACGCCGCCCGTGGCGAGCATCGTGCGGGTCGGCGGACAGTTCTCGGGTTATCGCTATCTGCAATGCGCATTGTGCTCGACGGAGTACCACGTCGTGCGCGTCAAATGCTCGAATTGCGATTCCACGAAAGGCATTGCGTATCACGGCATCGAGGGCGGCAGCGAAGCGCTCAAGGCCGAATCGTGCGACGAGTGCCACACGTATCGCAAGATCGGCTATCAGGAGAAAGACTACGACTTCGAGCCGCTGGCCGACGATCTCGCGAGCCTCACGCTTGACCTGCTGATGAACGAAGCCGGCTACCGGCGCAGCAGTCCGAATCCGTTGTTGTGGCCGGAAGTGGCGTCGGACGAGTGA
- the selA gene encoding L-seryl-tRNA(Sec) selenium transferase produces the protein MSEVSGNETGKDIRALLARVPAVERVLSSLAAQRLIGEYGHTQVVDAIRAATETLRRDLLSGVSFDDSFDFEAKLADDAARVLSERSRPNLRAVFNLTGTVLHTNLGRALLPDEAVRAVIEALTRPMNLEFNLATGSRGDRDDLIDGLIGELTGAKAATVVNNNAAAVLLTLSALASKKEVVVSRGELVEIGGAFRIPDIMSRAGAKLREIGTTNRTHLKDYDEAINARTALLMKVHCSNYAIEGFTKSVSVDEVAQLAHARGLPMAVDLGSGTLVDLAQFGLPTEPTVRETVAAGADLVTFSGDKLLGGPQAGLIVGRAELIRKIKKHPLKRALRVGKLTLAALEPVLQLYRAPELLRERLTTLRLLTRPSADMQAQASRVQDVLQRALGDAYSVTAEPMMSQIGSGALPVDQLPSFGLVIRNASGKRGGRALMKLEEALRALPRPVIGRIADDALRLDLRCLESTDEAAFIEQCAELRI, from the coding sequence GTGAGCGAAGTGTCGGGCAATGAGACTGGCAAGGACATACGCGCATTGCTGGCACGAGTGCCGGCCGTCGAACGCGTGCTTTCGTCGTTGGCGGCTCAGCGTTTGATCGGCGAATATGGCCACACGCAGGTTGTCGACGCAATCCGCGCCGCAACCGAAACGCTACGGCGCGATTTGCTCTCAGGCGTTTCGTTCGATGATTCATTCGACTTCGAAGCGAAGCTCGCCGACGACGCAGCGCGCGTACTGTCCGAGCGATCGCGGCCTAATCTGCGGGCCGTGTTCAATCTGACGGGCACGGTGCTGCACACGAATCTCGGGCGCGCGCTGCTGCCCGACGAAGCCGTGCGCGCTGTCATTGAAGCGCTCACGCGTCCAATGAACCTCGAGTTCAATCTCGCTACGGGCAGTCGCGGCGACCGCGACGATCTGATTGACGGCCTCATCGGCGAACTCACGGGCGCGAAGGCGGCGACCGTCGTCAACAACAACGCGGCTGCCGTGCTGCTGACGCTGTCGGCGCTCGCGTCGAAGAAAGAAGTGGTGGTGTCGCGCGGCGAACTGGTTGAGATAGGCGGCGCGTTCCGCATTCCCGACATCATGTCGCGCGCGGGCGCGAAGCTGCGCGAAATCGGCACGACGAACCGCACGCATCTGAAGGATTACGACGAAGCGATCAACGCGCGCACGGCGTTGCTGATGAAGGTGCATTGCAGCAACTATGCAATCGAAGGCTTCACCAAAAGCGTATCCGTCGATGAAGTCGCGCAACTCGCACATGCTCGCGGCTTGCCGATGGCGGTCGATCTCGGCAGCGGCACGCTGGTCGATCTCGCGCAGTTCGGTTTGCCGACCGAGCCGACCGTGCGCGAGACCGTCGCGGCAGGCGCCGATCTCGTCACGTTCAGCGGCGACAAGCTGCTCGGCGGGCCGCAGGCGGGTCTGATCGTCGGGCGCGCGGAGTTGATCCGCAAGATCAAGAAGCATCCATTGAAGCGCGCGCTGCGCGTCGGCAAGCTGACGCTCGCGGCGCTCGAACCCGTGTTGCAGCTGTATCGCGCGCCTGAACTGCTGCGCGAGCGGCTCACTACATTGCGTCTTTTGACGCGTCCTTCAGCCGATATGCAAGCCCAGGCTTCACGCGTGCAGGATGTGTTGCAACGTGCTCTCGGCGACGCATACAGCGTGACCGCCGAGCCGATGATGAGCCAGATCGGCAGCGGCGCATTGCCCGTCGATCAGTTGCCGAGCTTCGGCCTCGTGATACGCAATGCGTCGGGCAAGCGTGGCGGTCGCGCGCTGATGAAGCTGGAAGAAGCGCTGCGTGCGTTGCCACGTCCCGTGATCGGACGCATTGCCGACGATGCGCTGCGCCTCGATCTGCGCTGCCTGGAAAGTACTGACGAAGCCGCGTTCATCGAGCAATGCGCGGAGCTGCGAATATGA
- the selB gene encoding selenocysteine-specific translation elongation factor — protein MIVGTAGHIDHGKTTLVRALTGVDTDRLKEEKARGISIELGYAYTPLDNGDVLGMIDVPGHEKLVHTMAAGACGIDYALLVIAADDGIMPQTREHLAILQLLGVTRGAIALTKTDRVDAARISLVRDEIRAWLAPTPFVEAPIFETNATASDDAGVRALSQHLRDAAVTWRARRDDGLFRLAIDRVFTLTGQGTIVTGTVFAGRVATGDTLMLEPAQHPVRVRSIHAQNRAADVGRAGQRCALNLAGIDKDAISRGDWIVDARLAQPGERLDVELTLLADADITLQHWAPLHVHIGTLHRVAHVALLDGDTLAAGCSARVQLVFDAPVCAMPGDRFIVRNAQATRTVGGGRVLDPFGPPRKRRTAERRAWLDALRTWLDEGRLAPLLDEAPRGVSRSMLMQLTGLPADALPLPADAESIPLHGKDAGDAIVVLHKHWARLRSNVMAALDQYHARSPDEQGPDAARLRRIAAPLVPDAMWRALIDSLVNEGVIARSGPWLHLPGHSVALDSNEQRIADALLPLLVAGRFDPPWVRDLAKTTGQQEEAVRQVLRKLARQGDVYQVVRDLFYSREVVHELARLIAGIADGHGGALGASAFRDATGLGRKRAIQILEFFDRIGYTRFQRDVHWLRPDSHLREALMCESDA, from the coding sequence ATGATCGTCGGCACGGCGGGCCACATCGATCACGGCAAGACGACGCTGGTGCGCGCACTGACGGGCGTCGATACCGACCGTCTGAAAGAGGAGAAGGCGCGCGGCATTTCGATCGAACTCGGCTACGCGTACACGCCGCTCGACAATGGCGACGTGCTCGGCATGATCGACGTGCCGGGCCACGAGAAACTCGTGCATACGATGGCGGCGGGCGCGTGCGGCATCGACTATGCGCTGCTCGTGATCGCCGCCGACGACGGCATCATGCCGCAAACGCGCGAGCATCTCGCGATCCTGCAACTGCTCGGCGTCACGCGCGGCGCGATTGCGTTGACGAAGACGGATCGCGTGGACGCTGCGCGTATTTCGCTGGTGCGCGACGAGATTCGCGCGTGGCTCGCGCCGACGCCCTTCGTCGAAGCACCTATCTTCGAAACGAACGCCACCGCTTCCGACGACGCAGGCGTGCGCGCGCTATCGCAGCATCTGCGCGATGCGGCTGTCACGTGGCGTGCGCGTCGTGACGACGGATTGTTCCGGCTGGCCATCGATCGCGTATTCACCTTGACGGGGCAGGGCACGATCGTGACGGGCACCGTGTTCGCCGGACGCGTCGCGACGGGCGACACGTTGATGCTCGAACCCGCGCAACATCCGGTGCGCGTGCGCAGCATCCATGCGCAAAACCGCGCCGCCGATGTGGGCCGTGCAGGACAGCGCTGTGCGCTCAATCTCGCGGGCATCGACAAGGACGCGATCTCGCGCGGCGACTGGATCGTCGATGCGCGGCTCGCACAACCCGGCGAACGGCTCGACGTCGAACTGACGCTGCTCGCGGATGCGGACATCACGTTGCAGCATTGGGCGCCGCTGCATGTGCATATCGGTACGCTGCATCGCGTGGCGCATGTCGCGCTGCTCGACGGCGACACGCTCGCTGCGGGATGCTCGGCGCGTGTGCAACTGGTGTTCGACGCGCCCGTTTGCGCGATGCCCGGCGACCGCTTTATCGTGCGTAATGCGCAGGCGACGCGCACGGTCGGCGGCGGACGCGTGCTCGATCCGTTCGGGCCGCCGCGCAAGCGCAGGACAGCGGAGCGGCGTGCGTGGCTCGATGCGTTGCGCACGTGGCTCGACGAAGGCCGTTTGGCGCCGCTGCTGGATGAAGCGCCGCGCGGCGTGTCGCGTTCGATGCTGATGCAACTGACGGGCTTGCCCGCCGATGCGTTGCCGCTGCCCGCCGATGCCGAATCGATTCCATTGCACGGCAAGGATGCGGGCGATGCGATCGTCGTATTGCACAAGCACTGGGCGCGTTTGCGATCGAACGTGATGGCGGCGCTCGATCAGTATCACGCGCGCTCACCCGACGAGCAGGGACCCGATGCGGCGCGTTTGCGGCGTATTGCAGCACCGCTGGTGCCGGACGCGATGTGGCGTGCGTTGATCGATTCGCTCGTGAATGAAGGGGTAATCGCACGGAGCGGGCCGTGGCTGCATTTGCCGGGGCATTCCGTTGCGCTCGATTCGAACGAGCAGCGTATCGCCGATGCATTGCTGCCGTTGCTTGTGGCAGGCCGTTTCGATCCGCCGTGGGTGCGCGATCTCGCGAAGACGACGGGACAGCAGGAAGAGGCCGTGCGTCAGGTGCTGCGCAAGCTCGCGCGACAGGGCGACGTGTATCAGGTGGTTCGCGATCTGTTCTATTCGCGCGAGGTGGTGCATGAGCTTGCGCGGCTTATCGCCGGTATCGCGGACGGGCATGGCGGCGCGTTGGGTGCGTCGGCGTTTCGCGATGCGACGGGTCTGGGACGCAAACGCGCGATCCAGATTCTCGAGTTCTTCGATCGCATCGGCTATACGCGCTTTCAACGCGATGTGCACTGGCTAAGACCGGATTCGCATTTGCGTGAGGCGCTGATGTGCGAGTCGGATGCGTAA
- a CDS encoding AAA family ATPase, translated as MLTREQAIAGSEKDKEDYMDALVIPHRNLQEVVAKVRPRMTAGVGLSITMVVGPTGIGKSSLGRKQLLQLLSLYKIQIQENPAIIPAVMVQVNPADKETEINMTVLYARLCSALLAPTALDRFKIPKSLDETYNLARSSSLMFQAAVSGRNLQHLILDEAIHFVHSSTGPLHYGNLLKYLSNLSGFNLLLLGAYGSEELIHASGQLARRVSIVHYSRYKRCDADFLEYTTFIKSVAAAMPYRFEIDLERNLEYLFHGTFGLPGESIDVLREAAATCAQERYPRWSEKIFLKSMPSKEAHKTFAKETLRGEERIQPFLCMERAIEYETEDQILHRLKEEDAESKGLNGHLTR; from the coding sequence ATGCTTACACGCGAGCAGGCGATTGCAGGATCAGAAAAGGACAAGGAGGATTATATGGACGCACTTGTAATCCCTCACAGAAACCTGCAGGAAGTCGTCGCCAAAGTGCGACCGCGCATGACTGCAGGTGTGGGACTTTCGATTACGATGGTCGTTGGCCCTACCGGAATCGGGAAGTCATCGCTAGGCCGGAAGCAACTGCTACAACTCCTGTCACTCTATAAGATCCAGATACAGGAGAATCCCGCCATCATTCCGGCGGTCATGGTACAAGTGAATCCAGCAGACAAGGAAACTGAGATAAATATGACAGTGCTTTACGCTCGACTTTGCTCTGCATTGTTGGCACCCACCGCCCTAGACCGGTTTAAAATTCCAAAATCTCTAGATGAAACATATAACTTGGCCAGAAGTAGCAGTCTTATGTTTCAAGCGGCAGTCTCCGGGCGAAATCTTCAACACCTTATACTTGATGAAGCGATCCACTTCGTACACTCATCGACCGGGCCATTGCATTACGGAAACTTGCTTAAATACTTGTCCAACCTTTCCGGTTTCAACCTATTGTTGCTAGGTGCATACGGATCCGAAGAGCTCATTCACGCAAGCGGTCAGCTAGCTCGTCGCGTTAGCATTGTCCATTATAGTCGGTATAAACGATGCGATGCCGACTTCTTAGAATACACAACGTTCATCAAGTCAGTTGCGGCCGCCATGCCATATCGCTTCGAAATCGATTTAGAGAGAAATCTTGAATACTTGTTTCATGGCACCTTTGGGTTGCCCGGTGAGTCCATCGACGTACTCAGAGAGGCCGCCGCGACCTGTGCGCAAGAGCGATATCCACGGTGGAGCGAAAAGATATTCTTAAAATCGATGCCGTCTAAGGAAGCACACAAGACATTCGCGAAAGAGACGCTGCGAGGAGAAGAGCGAATCCAACCTTTTCTTTGTATGGAGCGAGCGATCGAGTACGAAACGGAAGATCAAATTCTTCATCGGTTAAAAGAGGAAGACGCAGAAAGCAAGGGTCTAAATGGTCATCTCACTCGATGA
- a CDS encoding DDE-type integrase/transposase/recombinase → MKADFDGFTREFCCQPLNVGIPRVTRRTSRHDGKVTEYTYNIRYTPDLLRLTDYGPIVEEWKTEQELLKLAKKEPERFFKVEGTWHCPEREEYFKTLGITFCLRSSAEHDDLFASNLEHLAAFLNDDQRPVTDDAWSAIEKVVIKRGGAISFSALIREAYDDNTPWNEDIVLPTPVGRFRVDDIWKSIADQRLFVDLEYDDLSDPHMVVLCLTREQLEAAKWRRPPPHAVSTHFVMTVDIGTEFIFRGKADVYTVTAMPEGKVFFRDFTSKVFEHLSDQDFQTLMYSGDIQLLSTSQGTDELLDGSPRITDEQVRKAHYRFKLLTILEHTDVSHVEDVRTIQRWQKKKRDAGDSKPLQMLALVPGRPGGRGPQIVDDVLDLIKEVACGANNPTNPKESHSFGVFVKLCEERKLKPCSKNTFYLRSAQFRDIRKREGSRRAYNQEPAIWYLHRHDKIHGGRPFHRVHIDHTKLDIFIKVRGFGGRIYKLRPWLTVLIDEETRAVLGFYLAAHPPSTVSCMMAIRAMVALHKRVPDFIVCDNGKEFLSKAFDRFCDLNDITIDYRPAHESRFGLVIERLFGSTNTELIHNLVGNTKAMQHVRTLTRSVDPINAKHLSFVHLHGLLEHYFFVQYNREDSHPAHDHTPEQYMHKRFMETGRRLSRLRPYDTQFMLQTLIPVSNGGTRSINPTMGIKIGPIWYWTDEFAAKRHKKTKVESFVDMWDVSVAYVVIKGLWHKCISSLLLRYRNLTAIELRYALYEVRLRLKSAPAECFESVLEGVLAEHNLPTAAEATAATRQIYGPAGLTAVLSRDEHDSQMQDAAAEAPASSGSSANGTAASQVHSNNKKKSPRFNVDYASLPIRKSI, encoded by the coding sequence GTGAAAGCCGATTTCGACGGATTCACCCGCGAGTTTTGTTGTCAGCCACTAAACGTTGGAATTCCGAGAGTCACCCGACGCACCTCGCGACACGACGGTAAAGTAACCGAATATACTTATAATATTCGGTACACCCCTGATCTGCTTCGCCTCACCGACTACGGTCCAATCGTTGAGGAATGGAAGACTGAACAAGAACTTCTGAAACTCGCGAAGAAGGAACCCGAACGCTTCTTCAAGGTTGAAGGAACGTGGCATTGTCCTGAACGGGAAGAATATTTCAAGACTCTCGGGATTACTTTCTGTCTTCGTTCGTCGGCCGAACACGACGACCTGTTTGCGTCGAATCTCGAGCACCTCGCGGCCTTTCTAAATGACGACCAGCGTCCTGTAACCGACGACGCCTGGTCGGCAATCGAAAAGGTTGTAATAAAACGCGGTGGCGCAATAAGTTTTTCCGCCCTGATTCGCGAGGCGTACGATGACAACACGCCGTGGAATGAAGATATCGTATTGCCAACGCCAGTTGGTCGATTTCGCGTCGACGATATCTGGAAATCTATCGCTGATCAGCGTCTCTTTGTTGATCTGGAATACGATGATCTTTCTGACCCTCACATGGTTGTCCTTTGTCTGACAAGGGAGCAACTGGAAGCGGCCAAATGGCGACGCCCTCCGCCACACGCGGTCTCGACTCATTTTGTCATGACGGTCGACATAGGGACCGAATTCATTTTTCGCGGAAAAGCTGACGTGTACACCGTCACTGCGATGCCAGAGGGCAAGGTCTTTTTTCGTGACTTCACCTCCAAGGTATTTGAACACCTATCAGATCAAGACTTCCAGACACTGATGTATTCGGGCGATATCCAGTTGCTTTCGACATCACAAGGCACAGATGAACTGCTGGACGGTAGCCCGCGCATTACCGATGAGCAAGTCCGGAAGGCACATTACAGGTTCAAGCTGCTAACTATCCTCGAGCATACCGACGTTTCACATGTCGAAGACGTGCGTACTATCCAGCGCTGGCAGAAAAAGAAGCGCGATGCTGGGGATTCAAAGCCGCTTCAGATGCTTGCTCTGGTTCCGGGGAGGCCCGGGGGACGAGGTCCTCAAATTGTCGATGACGTTCTCGATCTAATCAAAGAAGTAGCCTGCGGTGCAAACAATCCCACGAACCCGAAAGAATCCCATAGCTTCGGGGTCTTTGTAAAACTCTGCGAGGAGCGCAAACTGAAGCCCTGCTCGAAGAACACGTTCTATCTTCGATCCGCTCAGTTTCGTGATATCCGAAAAAGGGAAGGCTCTCGCCGTGCATACAACCAGGAGCCTGCGATTTGGTATCTGCATCGTCATGACAAGATTCACGGAGGCCGACCTTTCCATCGAGTCCACATCGATCACACCAAGCTCGATATTTTCATCAAGGTGCGAGGATTTGGTGGCCGAATATACAAACTACGTCCGTGGCTTACCGTATTGATCGACGAAGAAACGCGAGCGGTCTTGGGCTTTTATCTCGCTGCGCACCCGCCCAGTACCGTGAGTTGCATGATGGCCATTCGCGCCATGGTCGCTCTTCATAAACGTGTACCGGATTTCATCGTTTGCGACAACGGCAAAGAGTTCCTCTCAAAGGCTTTTGACCGGTTTTGTGATCTCAATGATATCACCATCGATTATCGGCCAGCACATGAGTCTCGGTTCGGTCTTGTCATTGAGCGCCTGTTCGGGTCGACCAACACCGAACTTATTCATAACCTAGTGGGCAACACGAAAGCCATGCAGCACGTACGGACTTTAACACGGTCAGTCGACCCGATTAACGCTAAGCATCTCTCATTTGTTCATTTGCACGGCCTTCTAGAACATTACTTCTTCGTGCAGTACAACCGTGAAGATTCCCATCCAGCGCATGACCATACTCCCGAGCAGTATATGCATAAGCGGTTCATGGAGACGGGGAGGCGTCTCTCAAGACTCAGACCATATGACACTCAGTTCATGTTGCAAACGTTGATTCCGGTTTCAAATGGAGGCACCCGTTCAATCAATCCAACAATGGGGATAAAGATTGGACCCATATGGTATTGGACCGACGAATTCGCAGCGAAACGCCATAAAAAAACGAAAGTCGAAAGCTTCGTTGATATGTGGGACGTAAGTGTCGCGTACGTGGTAATCAAAGGGCTATGGCACAAGTGTATTTCGAGCTTGCTGCTCCGCTACCGGAACCTCACAGCGATCGAGTTGCGCTATGCCCTTTACGAGGTGCGATTGAGGCTTAAATCTGCACCCGCAGAATGCTTCGAGTCGGTTCTTGAAGGGGTGTTGGCTGAGCATAATCTACCCACCGCAGCTGAAGCAACCGCAGCTACACGACAAATTTACGGACCGGCGGGCCTCACGGCCGTCTTAAGCCGCGACGAGCACGACTCTCAGATGCAAGATGCCGCTGCCGAAGCCCCTGCATCTTCAGGATCTTCGGCTAATGGTACAGCAGCAAGTCAAGTCCATTCAAACAATAAGAAGAAATCCCCTAGGTTCAATGTAGATTACGCGTCCCTGCCAATAAGGAAATCAATTTGA
- a CDS encoding TniQ family protein, translating to MRQSAQTQDRPEGWPVDLPPRSFLFGVTPYGFDGATRESLVSFFRRTSDAHALLPRSLAYHSIVPLTEVASKNSADSMADECYRLELCGLSTKAARWIDCLNQLTARSDLESLTLFPLKHFVSSYQLIEHTNRFCPTCYAEDELAGRQKYDRLLWTVRCVSACPKHERLLTSEARGKCHSRMPFTAPGISRNDGSSLARFTSGRAPGFDVICAGLVANFIDEITPIDAQKASSITAFLTHAADALFNGNSAALALHLGLSKSQVHGWMHDGILPSLAGLIRIAYAFECAIADVILGSEASLRLRRACKLPYGLFRLSRRVGYKTPQSELLDSLVRFTTSNPGASAQEAANHLEVSPKFLRETFPEQNKSLVNAHRSFVNRNSQAMRDAKDDAFKQSCLALSKNGTYPSRRKVVAPLKKLRISFTYADEKRAIRKTRTL from the coding sequence ATGCGACAGTCCGCACAGACTCAAGATCGGCCCGAAGGCTGGCCAGTCGACCTTCCGCCAAGATCGTTTCTATTTGGAGTTACGCCCTACGGTTTTGACGGAGCAACGCGGGAAAGCCTTGTAAGCTTTTTCAGACGAACTTCAGATGCGCACGCTCTATTACCACGTTCTCTGGCCTATCACTCGATAGTCCCATTAACGGAGGTTGCGTCGAAGAATTCAGCGGATTCAATGGCCGATGAGTGCTATCGCCTTGAGCTCTGCGGGTTGAGCACGAAAGCTGCTCGCTGGATTGATTGTTTGAATCAGCTCACCGCGCGATCAGATCTTGAGTCGTTGACATTATTCCCTCTTAAACATTTCGTGTCCTCCTATCAACTAATCGAGCACACGAACCGTTTCTGTCCAACCTGCTATGCCGAAGACGAACTGGCCGGACGTCAGAAATACGACCGGCTTCTGTGGACCGTACGTTGTGTCAGCGCATGTCCCAAACACGAACGCCTGCTCACTTCTGAGGCAAGAGGCAAGTGCCACAGCCGCATGCCGTTCACGGCGCCCGGCATCTCGAGGAACGACGGCAGCAGTCTAGCAAGGTTTACCAGCGGAAGAGCGCCAGGATTTGACGTAATTTGTGCAGGACTGGTCGCAAATTTTATAGACGAGATAACTCCCATCGATGCGCAAAAAGCGTCTTCGATTACAGCCTTTTTGACACATGCGGCGGACGCTCTTTTTAATGGGAATTCCGCGGCCCTTGCACTCCACCTTGGACTTTCCAAGTCTCAAGTACACGGATGGATGCACGACGGCATCCTGCCTAGCCTAGCAGGCTTGATTCGAATCGCATACGCGTTTGAATGCGCTATCGCAGATGTCATCTTGGGAAGCGAAGCTAGTCTGCGACTACGTCGAGCCTGCAAGCTGCCTTACGGGCTATTTAGGCTCTCGCGAAGAGTCGGTTACAAAACGCCTCAATCCGAACTACTTGATTCCCTCGTGCGTTTTACGACGTCGAACCCAGGCGCCAGCGCCCAAGAAGCCGCAAACCACCTCGAAGTGTCTCCCAAATTTCTTCGCGAGACTTTCCCAGAACAAAACAAATCGCTGGTTAATGCGCATCGATCGTTCGTAAACCGCAATTCGCAAGCGATGCGCGACGCCAAGGACGACGCATTCAAGCAATCTTGCTTAGCGCTGTCGAAAAATGGTACGTATCCGTCTCGGAGAAAAGTGGTGGCGCCCCTGAAGAAACTGCGCATTTCTTTCACCTACGCAGACGAGAAACGAGCAATACGGAAAACACGGACACTGTAA
- a CDS encoding HAD domain-containing protein, protein MILLLLNFDGVLHPNAVHFTQENRPVLDAPGHRLFEGNSALGKVAVDCASLWLVLNTWWTYTVGLDECLNRLPKALSTRVTGSILPHASLCPTLPHRISMASETADNSNVPVVILDHADARYPKHLRHITFLLDPQIGLADRQAVRAFRRFLLSAVASH, encoded by the coding sequence ATGATTCTGCTTTTACTTAATTTTGACGGCGTGTTACACCCTAACGCCGTGCACTTCACGCAAGAGAACAGGCCGGTCCTCGACGCCCCCGGACATCGCCTTTTTGAAGGCAATTCTGCACTCGGAAAAGTCGCCGTGGATTGTGCCAGCCTATGGCTAGTACTAAACACGTGGTGGACCTACACCGTAGGTCTCGACGAGTGTCTTAATCGTTTGCCTAAAGCACTTTCAACACGAGTTACCGGTTCAATCCTGCCGCATGCCAGTTTATGTCCCACACTACCGCACCGCATTTCGATGGCAAGTGAGACAGCCGATAACTCGAACGTACCTGTAGTCATACTCGATCACGCAGACGCCCGATATCCTAAGCACCTCCGTCACATTACGTTCCTTCTCGATCCGCAAATCGGCCTGGCCGACCGTCAAGCCGTGCGCGCATTCCGCCGCTTCCTATTGAGCGCAGTTGCTTCCCATTGA
- a CDS encoding DUF6471 domain-containing protein has translation MDWYQVARNVLRAELVRHGVSYRQLAELLADVGVSETERSIANKLSRGSFSFAFYLQCMRALGRTDFRIDLTDVI, from the coding sequence ATGGACTGGTATCAGGTAGCGAGAAACGTGCTTCGTGCCGAGCTTGTTCGGCACGGCGTTAGCTATCGACAACTGGCGGAACTACTTGCTGATGTCGGAGTAAGCGAGACCGAGCGATCCATCGCCAACAAGCTCTCTCGCGGTAGCTTCAGCTTTGCGTTTTACCTGCAATGCATGCGAGCTTTGGGGCGAACGGATTTCCGTATAGACCTCACCGACGTAATCTAG